CGGCCGGGGCGCCTATGTCGGACCGGGCGTACGCCTCGGCGACAACGTGAAGGTCCAGAACTACGGTCTCGTCTACGAGCCCGCCGTGCTGGGCGACGGTGTCTTCGTGGGGCCCGCGGCAGTGCTCACCAACGACGAGTACCCGCGGGCGGTGACGCCGGAGGGCCGGCTCAAGAGCGGTGACGACTGGACAGCGGTCGGGGTCACCGTGGGGGAGGGCGCGGCGATCGGAGCTCGGGCCGTCTGTGTGGCGCCCGTGACGGTTGGGCGTTGGGCGTTGGTCGCCGCGGGCGCCGTCGTCACCAAGGACGTGCCCGACTTCGCACTCGTGGTTGGCGTCCCGGCCCGCAGGGTGGGCTGGGTGGGTCGTGCGGGCGAGCCGCTGGCCGCCAAGGGCGAGGGCCGGTTCGTCTGTCCGCGTACGGGCAGTGAGTACCGGGAGTTGGCCGGCGTGCTGACGGAGGTGTGCTTGCGGGGAGACCTCTGAGCTGGGTCGACGGGGTCACTGCCGACCGGGCTGCCCGGCGCACCGACCCGAACCGTGGCTTCCCGTCGAGCCGGCGGCGTCCACCGGGCGGGACGCGGCGGGCAGCGTGTCCGGGCGGTGGCCGGCCGTGACAGACTGATCGCTGTGTTGCGCTGGTTGACTGCAGGTGAATCGCACGGTCCCGCCCTCGTCGCGATGTTGGAGGGGGTGCCGGCCGGTATCGAGGTGACCACCACCGAGATCGCCGACGAGCTGGCCCGCCGGCGGCTGGGCTACGGCCGTGGTGCCCGGATGTCGTTCGAGCGGGACGAGGTCGAGGTGCTCGGCGGCCTGCGGCACGGTGTCACCCTGGGCAGCCCGGTGGCGATCCGGGTCGGCAACTCCGAGTGGCCGAAGTGGCAGACGGTGATGGCCGCCGACCCGGTCGACCCCGACGAGCTGGCCCGACAGGCCCGCAACGCCCCGCTGACGCGTCCCCGACCGGGCCACGCCGACCTGGCCGGCATGCAGAAGTACGGTCACACCGACGCCCGGCCGATCCTCGAACGCGCCAGCGCACGGGAGACCGCCGCCCGGGTTGCCGTCGGCACGGTCGCCAAGGCGCTGATCCGGCAGGCGCTCGGCATCGAGATCGTCTCGCACGTCATCGAGTTGGGTCCGGTGGCCGCGAAGCCCGGGCTGCGGCCCACCCCGGCCGACGCCGCCCGGATCGACGCCGACCCGCTGCGCTGCCTCGACCCGGAGGCCAGCGCCCTGATGGTCGCCGAGGTCGATGCCGCGAAGAAGGCCGCCGACACCCTCGGCGGCGTCGTCGAGGTGCTGGCCTACGGGGTGCCGCCGGGGCTGGGCAGCCACGTGCAGTGGGACCGCAAACTCGACGCCCGACTGGCCACCGCGCTGATGTCCATCCAGGCGATCAAGGGCGTGGAGATCGGCGACGGCTGGCAGCAGGCCCGGTCCCGCGGCTCGGAGGCGCACGACGAGATCATCGCCTCGGCCACCGGCGTCCGTCGGGTCACCGACCGGGCCGGCGGGCTGGAGGGTGGCATCACCACCGGCGAGCCGCTGCGGGTTCGCGCCGCGATGAAGCCGATCTCCTCGCTGAACCGGGCGCTGGCCACCGTGGATGTCGCCACCGGTGAGCCGGCCACCGCGATCAACCAGCGGTCCGACGTCTGTGCGGTGCCCGCCGCGGCGGTGGTCGCCGAGGCGATGGTGGCGCTGGTGCTCGCCGAGGCGGCCACCGAGAAGTTCGGCGGTGACTCGATCCCCGAGATCCGCCGCAACCTCGCCGGTTACCTCGATGCCCTGGTCATCCGCTGATGGCACCTGTCGTCGTGCTGGTCGGCGTGCCCGGCTGCGGCAAGACCACCGTCGGGCGGGCACTCGCCGCCACCCTCGGGGTGGAGTTCCGCGACACCGACCTCGACATCGAGCAGATGGCCGGCAAGCCGATCCCGGAGATCTTCATTGACGAGGGTGAGGAGCACTTCCGTACCTTGGAGCGGGCCGCGGTGGCCGCGGCGCTGGCTGCCGGCACGGGCGTGCTCGCCCTCGGTGGCGGCGCGGTGCTGGCCGAGGAGACCCGGGCGGCCCTGATCGGTCACCGGGTGGTGCACCTCTCGGTCGAGCTGCCCGACGCGGTGAAACGCGTCGGGCTCGGCGCCGGTCGACCGCTGCTGGCGATCAATCCGCGGGCCACCCTGAAGCACCTGATGGACCAGCGTCGGCCGCTCTACGCCGAGGTGGCCACCGAGACGGTGGTCACCGACGGCCGGGCCCCGGCCGAGGTCGTCGTCGAGATCGCCGCTCTGCTGCCCCGTTGACCCCGGCCGGGCCGGTGAGCTACCGGCCCGGCCGGGGGTCGTGCCGGTAACCGACGTCGTCGTGGACGGTCGTCGGCGGCCGGCCCAGGGGCCCCTCAGCCTCGGGCGGCGGCGTCGAGCACGTCGGCCAGGGCTTTCGGCTCGCTGAGCATCGGCCAGTGCCCGGTGGGCAGCTCGAACAGTTGGCCACCGGCCAACCCGGTGAAGAACGGGTGCTCCTCGCCGATCATCTGCCGCACCACCGTCAGCGGGAAGGTGCTGGCGACCAGCGCGGTCGGCACCGGGCGTCCGCCCGTGCGCCGCACCGGGTCGGTGGCCGCCCCCAGCGGGTGCGGGGTGGCCCGGGCACGCAGCAGGGCCAGCGTCGGCTCGTCCAGACCGGCCAGGTTGGTCGGGTCGGCGGCCGGGTCCCAGGCCGGCGGCGGCAGCAGGTGCCCGGTGCCGATCGCGGCGCGAAGCCGCTGCTGCTCCTCCGGTGGCACCGTGTCGAACTGCGCGACGCCGTCCGGCAACGGCCCACTCTCCACATAGATCACCCGGGCGATCCGGTCCGGAATGCGGTCCGCCGCCTGGGCGGCCGGCATTCCGCCGCCGGAGTGACCCACCAGCAGCACGTCGTGCAGGGCCTCGACCTCGATCAGCCGGACGATGTCGGCGGTGTGCGTGTCCAGGCCGACCTCCGGCCCGGCGAGGTGGTCGCGCTCGGCCACCCCGGTCAGCGTCATCGGGTACACCTCGTGCCCCTGCGCGCGCAGCGCCGTGGTCACCTCCCGCCACGCCCAGGCGCCCAACCAGAACCCTGGAACCAGCACGAACGTCGCCATCTGTCGCTCCTTCTCTCGGTTACCGGATGACCGTACGATCGAAACCGGACAGAATCCGCCCGGTTTCGAGGAGTGGTCCGTGTCTCATCCCGCCGGCCGGGTGCTGGCCCTGCTCGAACTGCTGCAGACCCGGCACCGGTCGACGGCCGTCGAGCTCGCGGCGCGGCTCGGCGTGGACGAGCGGACCGTGCGCCGGTACGCGGCCACCCTGGTCGAGCTGGGCATCCCCGTCATCGCCGACCGGGGCCGCTACGGTGGCTATCGGCTGCACCACGGGTACAAGCTGCCGCCGCTGATGCTCACCGACGACGAGGCGGTGGCCGTGCTGCTGGGCCTGGTCGTCGCCGAACGGGTCGGGCTGGCCACCGAGCTGCCGGCCACCGCCACCGCGCTGGCCAAGATCCGCCGGGTGTTGCCGGTGGCGCTCGCCGACCGGCTGACCGCCGTGCAGGAGCACCTCGGCTTCACCCTGCGCCGCCGGGAGCCGGAGCGGGGACCGGCCTCCGGCACGCTGCTCACCCTGGCCGCGGCCGCCCGACACCGGCAGCGGGTGGCGCTGGACTACCGCTCCTGGCGAGGAAAGCAGTCGAACCGTGAGCTCGACCCGTACGGGCTGGTGTTCCACTCCGGCCGCTGGTACGTCATCGGCCACGACCACCGGCGCGGGGAGGTCCGCACCTTCCGGCTCGACCGGATCGGCACCGTGACGCCCGGATCGGCGACGTTCACCGTGCCGGACGGCTTCGACCCGGTGGCCCGGGTGGCCCGGTCGCTGGCCGGCGTGCCCTACACGCACGAGGTCGAGGTGCTGTTGGAGACCGATCTGGTCGCCGCCCAGCGCCGCGTTCCGCCCAGCGTGGCCGAGTTGACCGCCACCACCGCCGGAGTGGTGCTGCGGGCCCGGGCGGAGAGCCTGCCCGGGATGGCCGCGCTGCTCGCGGGGCTGGGCTGCGCGTTCACCGTGCGGCACCCGGACGCGCTGCGTGTCGCCGTGGCCGAGCACGCGCGCCTGCTGGCGGAGTGGGCCGCCCGGCCAGCAGGTGGGCAGACCCCGTCACCGCGCCGCCCGCTGGACTAGGCTGCCGGCGATGGACGACGTGACCCGGATTCCGGTCGGCGGCGAGCGGCCGTACGACGTGTTGGTTGGCCGTGACCTGCTGGGCGCGCTGCCCGGCCTGCTGCCCGGTGCGAGCCGGGCGGCGGTGCTGCACGCGCCCCCGCTCAAGGCCCTCGCGGACGCGGTGGGCGAGCGACTGCGCGCCGCCGGCGTCGAACCGCTGCCGATCGAGGTGCCCGACGCCGAGTCGGGCAAGCAGATCGACGTGGCCGCCGCCTGTTGGGATCGCCTCGGAGCGGTCGGGTTCACCCGCTCCGACGCGGTGGTCGGGGTGGGCGGCGGCGCGGTGACCGACCTGGCCGGCTTCGTCGCGGCCTCTTGGCTGCGGGGGGTGCGCTGGGTGCCGGTGGCAACCTCGCTGCTGGGCATGGTGGATGCCGCCGTGGGCGGCAAGACGGGCATCAACACGGCTGCCGGCAAGAACCTGGTGGGCGCGTTCCACCCACCGGTCGGTGTGCTGGCCGATCTGGCGACCCTGGACAGCCTGCCCGCGGTCGACCTGGCGGCCGGGCTCGCCGAGGTGGTCAAGTGCGGGTTCATCGCCGACCCGGCGATCCTGGACCTCGTCGAGCGTGACCCGGTGGCGGCCACCGACGTGCGCGGGCCGGCGACGCGGGAGCTGATCGAACGGGCGATCCGGGTCAAGGCCGACGTGGTCACCGGTGACCTGCGCGAGTCGGGCGTACGGGAGGTGCTCAACTACGGTCACACCCTCGCCCACGCGATCGAGCAGAACGAGGGCTACCGCTGGCGACACGGCCATGCCGTCGCCGTCGGCCTGGTCTACGCGGCCGCGCTGGCCCGGCTCGCCGGCCGGCTGGACGACTCGACCGCCGACCGGCACCGGGCCACCCTGACCGCGCTCGGCCTGCCGGTGAGCTACCCGGCTGAGGCCTGGCCGCGACTGCTGGCCGCGATGCGCGTGGACAAGAAGGCCCGCGGCAGTCAGCTTCGCTTCGTGGTGCTCGACGGGCTGGCCCGGCCAGCGATGCTGGAGGGCCCGGACGACGCGCTGCTGGAGGCCGCCTACCAGGAGGTCTGTGCCCCATGAGGGTGTACGTGTTGAACGGGCCGAACCTGGGCCGGTTGGGCACCCGCGAGCCCGACGTGTACGGCGCGACCACCTATGCCGACCTGGTCGCGCTCTGCGAGTCCACGGGTGCGCAGTTGGGGTTGGACGTGACGGTCCGGCAGACCGATGCCGAGCACGAACTGCTGGGCTGGCTGCACACTGCCGCTGACGAGGGTGCCGCGGTGGTGCTCAACCCGGCGGCCTGGTCGCACTACTCGTACGCCGTGCGGGACGCCTGCGCCATGCTGCGGGGTCCGCTGGTGGAGGTGCACCTCTCCAACATCCACGCCCGCGAGGAGTTCCGGCACCATTCGGTGGTGTCGGCGGTGGCGACCGGGGTGATCTGTGGTCTCGGCATCGACGGCTATCGCCTCGCGCTGCACCACCTGGCCGCCCGCTGAGGGGTCGCCCCGAGCGGGGGCCGTCCGATTCGACGCAGCTTGTAGACTTGCCAGGTCTGTCCGCCAATTGATGATCAAGGCAGGAAATGGCCTCCACCAACGACCTCAAAAACGGCCTGGTTCTCAACCTTGACGGCGAGCTCTGGGCCGTCGTCGAGTTCCAGCACGTCAAGCCCGGTAAGGGTGGTGCCTTCGTGCGCACCACGCTGAAGAACGTGCTGTCCGGGAAGGTGGTCGACAAGACCTTCAACGCGGGCACCAAGGTCGAAACCGCGACCGTGGACAAGCGCACGATGCAGTACCTGTACGCCGACGGCGAGGACTTCGTCTTCATGGATCTGGAGACCTTCGACCAGATCACCGTGCCCGGTGGCACTGTCGGCGAGGCAGCCAACTACCTGCTGCCCGAGGCGGAGGCGACCGTCGCCCAGCACGAGGGTGTGCCGCTCTACATCGAGCTGCCCACCAGCGTCGTGCTGGAGGTCACCTACACCGAGCCGGGCCTGCAGGGCGACCGCTCGACC
The nucleotide sequence above comes from Micromonospora luteifusca. Encoded proteins:
- the efp gene encoding elongation factor P; translation: MASTNDLKNGLVLNLDGELWAVVEFQHVKPGKGGAFVRTTLKNVLSGKVVDKTFNAGTKVETATVDKRTMQYLYADGEDFVFMDLETFDQITVPGGTVGEAANYLLPEAEATVAQHEGVPLYIELPTSVVLEVTYTEPGLQGDRSTGGTKPATVETGATVPVPLFITTGEKIKVDTRDGRYLGRA
- the aroB gene encoding 3-dehydroquinate synthase, which translates into the protein MDDVTRIPVGGERPYDVLVGRDLLGALPGLLPGASRAAVLHAPPLKALADAVGERLRAAGVEPLPIEVPDAESGKQIDVAAACWDRLGAVGFTRSDAVVGVGGGAVTDLAGFVAASWLRGVRWVPVATSLLGMVDAAVGGKTGINTAAGKNLVGAFHPPVGVLADLATLDSLPAVDLAAGLAEVVKCGFIADPAILDLVERDPVAATDVRGPATRELIERAIRVKADVVTGDLRESGVREVLNYGHTLAHAIEQNEGYRWRHGHAVAVGLVYAAALARLAGRLDDSTADRHRATLTALGLPVSYPAEAWPRLLAAMRVDKKARGSQLRFVVLDGLARPAMLEGPDDALLEAAYQEVCAP
- a CDS encoding shikimate kinase encodes the protein MAPVVVLVGVPGCGKTTVGRALAATLGVEFRDTDLDIEQMAGKPIPEIFIDEGEEHFRTLERAAVAAALAAGTGVLALGGGAVLAEETRAALIGHRVVHLSVELPDAVKRVGLGAGRPLLAINPRATLKHLMDQRRPLYAEVATETVVTDGRAPAEVVVEIAALLPR
- a CDS encoding alpha/beta fold hydrolase: MATFVLVPGFWLGAWAWREVTTALRAQGHEVYPMTLTGVAERDHLAGPEVGLDTHTADIVRLIEVEALHDVLLVGHSGGGMPAAQAADRIPDRIARVIYVESGPLPDGVAQFDTVPPEEQQRLRAAIGTGHLLPPPAWDPAADPTNLAGLDEPTLALLRARATPHPLGAATDPVRRTGGRPVPTALVASTFPLTVVRQMIGEEHPFFTGLAGGQLFELPTGHWPMLSEPKALADVLDAAARG
- a CDS encoding helix-turn-helix transcriptional regulator; this translates as MSHPAGRVLALLELLQTRHRSTAVELAARLGVDERTVRRYAATLVELGIPVIADRGRYGGYRLHHGYKLPPLMLTDDEAVAVLLGLVVAERVGLATELPATATALAKIRRVLPVALADRLTAVQEHLGFTLRRREPERGPASGTLLTLAAAARHRQRVALDYRSWRGKQSNRELDPYGLVFHSGRWYVIGHDHRRGEVRTFRLDRIGTVTPGSATFTVPDGFDPVARVARSLAGVPYTHEVEVLLETDLVAAQRRVPPSVAELTATTAGVVLRARAESLPGMAALLAGLGCAFTVRHPDALRVAVAEHARLLAEWAARPAGGQTPSPRRPLD
- a CDS encoding acyltransferase, yielding MTDSVEPHRNDVFVAPGADVDGRATIQPGTKIWHLAQVREDARLGRDCVIGRGAYVGPGVRLGDNVKVQNYGLVYEPAVLGDGVFVGPAAVLTNDEYPRAVTPEGRLKSGDDWTAVGVTVGEGAAIGARAVCVAPVTVGRWALVAAGAVVTKDVPDFALVVGVPARRVGWVGRAGEPLAAKGEGRFVCPRTGSEYRELAGVLTEVCLRGDL
- the aroQ gene encoding type II 3-dehydroquinate dehydratase, producing MRVYVLNGPNLGRLGTREPDVYGATTYADLVALCESTGAQLGLDVTVRQTDAEHELLGWLHTAADEGAAVVLNPAAWSHYSYAVRDACAMLRGPLVEVHLSNIHAREEFRHHSVVSAVATGVICGLGIDGYRLALHHLAAR
- the aroC gene encoding chorismate synthase; this translates as MLRWLTAGESHGPALVAMLEGVPAGIEVTTTEIADELARRRLGYGRGARMSFERDEVEVLGGLRHGVTLGSPVAIRVGNSEWPKWQTVMAADPVDPDELARQARNAPLTRPRPGHADLAGMQKYGHTDARPILERASARETAARVAVGTVAKALIRQALGIEIVSHVIELGPVAAKPGLRPTPADAARIDADPLRCLDPEASALMVAEVDAAKKAADTLGGVVEVLAYGVPPGLGSHVQWDRKLDARLATALMSIQAIKGVEIGDGWQQARSRGSEAHDEIIASATGVRRVTDRAGGLEGGITTGEPLRVRAAMKPISSLNRALATVDVATGEPATAINQRSDVCAVPAAAVVAEAMVALVLAEAATEKFGGDSIPEIRRNLAGYLDALVIR